Genomic DNA from Fimbriimonas ginsengisoli Gsoil 348:
TTTGCCGGGTCGTCGAAGTCATCGAGCTTGTTCGCCTCCTGATTAAAAAAGTAAAAGCCTGGAAGTCGGCCGATTTTCTCGATAGGCACGTAAAAACCGGTGTCTTTCATTCCGAGCGGTTCGAAAATGCTCTCCCGCATGAACTCCCCCAGGGGCTTGCCAGACACCCGCTGGATCAACGCTCCTAGCGCGTCGGCGCTCGTCTGATACATCCACCGCTCACCCGGCTGGGCGATCAGCGGTAGAGACCCGAGCCTCTTCAGCCACTCATCCAACGAGGGCGCTTCATTGGGAAGCATAGGACCGTCCCCTCCGAGGCGATATTCTTTGATGAACTTCTGGATCGGATAGGTCCCAGGCATCGCCATCACGCTGCCGAAACCCATGCGGAAGGTCAACAGATCGCGTACGGTGAGGGCGCGCTTAGCGGGGACGGTGTCGTCGATCTCCGAAGCGAGCGACTTGAGAACGCGTCGATTCGCCAGCTCCGGCAACCATTCATCGACCGAGTCGTCGAGACGTAGCCGACACTCCTCAAGCAGGATCATTGCCGCGACGGCCGTCACCGGCTTCGTTATCGAAGCGATTCGGAAGATCGTGTCGCGCCGCATGGGCGATGGGTTCGTAAACGAGAGCGTGCCGAGCGTCTCGACATGGGTGTCGCCGTGACGGCTCACAAGTGCGACGAGGCCGGGCATCTCCTTTCGCTCGACGAAACCCGACATCGCCCGATACATTCGTTCGAGTCCCGGCTTCGAAAGGCCGGTGTGGCTTGTTTGGTTCATTCCCCTTTCTCCTTTGTTTTGAGGACCCGTAAGTAATCGTCCAAGCGGTCAAAACTCTGTTCCCAGTAACGGCGATACGCCTCTACCCAATCTGCAACCTCCCGGAGCGGCTCGGCTTCCAATCGGCATGGGCGCCACTGCGCCTCTCGGCCCCGAGAGATGAGGCCGGCATGTTCGAGCACCTTGAGGTGTTTTGAGATGCCGGGCAAGGAGATATCGAATGGCTTCGCCAACTCGGTTACCGACGTCTCGCCCGAGGCGAGCCGGGCCAGAATGGCGCGGCGAGTCGGGTCTGCCAGAGCGGCAAAGGTGGCATTGAGCTGGTCTTCCAATTGAATTTCACCATTTGGTTAATTAACCAACCGGCAAATTACACTACATCGGCCACTCATGTCAACCCTGTTGCGCACCAGAAATAAAAAAGGCCACCCGGCCGTATGGCCGGATGGCTCTTCTCACTGAGGGAAGGTTTGTTAGCCGCCCATCTTGGACGGGTCCATCGGCTTGCCGTCCATGGTCATCTTCCCGTTCGTCCAAACCATCTTGGACATCTTCCACTGGGTGCCGACCTTGACGAACGAATCCTGGGATTTGCCCAGCATCATCACCTTGTGCGGCTTCTTGTCGGGACCGATCATGATGCCGCCCATGACGTGCTCCGTGGTTCCGGCCGCCTTGTTCCCCTTTTCCTTGAGCGACACGATCTTGGAATTAACCGTCGTGATCTTCTGGAAGGTATTGAAGCCCATCTTCATATTCGCCATCATCTGGTCGAAGTTCTGTCCCGGCCCCTTCATCCCGGTTTCCATGTACACGAAGTCCTTCGTGGTCCCGGCTTTAATAATTTTGCCGAGGGCGGCAAAGTCTTTCTTCATCATCGCGGCGTGAATCTTTTTGTTCATCGCTTCCGATTGCGCCCGGAGTGATTGGGCGTTCGCGGTGGAAAGCACCGCGACGAACGACGCTACAAGTGCAACAGTCTTCATAACGGCACCACTATACACCCGTCCACGTTACTTGTTCAACGTGAGGTAATAAATTTCGCTCTTCCATTTCCTCGGATCTGGCTCCTTGCCCGGATCGGTGAGATAGAACTCCATCCGCCCGGCCCAAACATCCCCCTTTGGCGAGCTCTTTACCTTCCACTTGATTCCCTTCTTCGCGGCCCATTGTTGAAGCGTGGCGTTGGCGCCCACCAGGTCTCTGTAATTCCCGGTGAACGGCATGAACACGTAACGGCCGGCTGGGAAAGCTCCCGCATGCACCTCGCCGCTACCGCGCACGGTGGCGGTGACGGGAAAACCGAGTTCGATCTCCATTCCCTTGGCCATGTCGATGACATTGAAGCGAATGAACTCCGGGCCCGAGGGCTTTACATGGTTGGCCGCCGCCCAAGCCATCAGCTTCGGCATCAGCCGGGGAAAGACCGTCGCCATCCCTTGAAGCGTCTCCGTCGAGCGGATCGACACATACGGTTGGGCGGCTCGATGGATGAGTTTGGGCAACCCCGCTTGGGACGCATGCGACCCAGCGGCGACAATTGACAATAAGATCTCCTGAAGCAACGAATTCCTCCGACTC
This window encodes:
- a CDS encoding ArsR/SmtB family transcription factor encodes the protein MQLEDQLNATFAALADPTRRAILARLASGETSVTELAKPFDISLPGISKHLKVLEHAGLISRGREAQWRPCRLEAEPLREVADWVEAYRRYWEQSFDRLDDYLRVLKTKEKGE
- a CDS encoding nuclear transport factor 2 family protein → MKTVALVASFVAVLSTANAQSLRAQSEAMNKKIHAAMMKKDFAALGKIIKAGTTKDFVYMETGMKGPGQNFDQMMANMKMGFNTFQKITTVNSKIVSLKEKGNKAAGTTEHVMGGIMIGPDKKPHKVMMLGKSQDSFVKVGTQWKMSKMVWTNGKMTMDGKPMDPSKMGG
- a CDS encoding serine hydrolase domain-containing protein, yielding MNQTSHTGLSKPGLERMYRAMSGFVERKEMPGLVALVSRHGDTHVETLGTLSFTNPSPMRRDTIFRIASITKPVTAVAAMILLEECRLRLDDSVDEWLPELANRRVLKSLASEIDDTVPAKRALTVRDLLTFRMGFGSVMAMPGTYPIQKFIKEYRLGGDGPMLPNEAPSLDEWLKRLGSLPLIAQPGERWMYQTSADALGALIQRVSGKPLGEFMRESIFEPLGMKDTGFYVPIEKIGRLPGFYFFNQEANKLDDFDDPANSAWASPPAGESGGGGLVSTIDDYFAFSQMMLNKGRYGGEQILSRASVELMTSDQLNAAEREGAEIFFGTHSSWGLGMAVDIGRKEIYHNPGRFGWAGGFGTIAYVDPAEELIGILFTQRMMDSPEPPKVFDDFWTTAYGAME
- a CDS encoding GyrI-like domain-containing protein — protein: MPKLIHRAAQPYVSIRSTETLQGMATVFPRLMPKLMAWAAANHVKPSGPEFIRFNVIDMAKGMEIELGFPVTATVRGSGEVHAGAFPAGRYVFMPFTGNYRDLVGANATLQQWAAKKGIKWKVKSSPKGDVWAGRMEFYLTDPGKEPDPRKWKSEIYYLTLNK